Proteins from a genomic interval of Nocardia sp. BMG51109:
- a CDS encoding ABC transporter substrate-binding protein, with protein sequence MGALTAAAVLAAGLALTGCSTSGSDTELVTVNGAEPQNPLVPTNTNENMGGRVVDRLFAGLKYYDADGRAHDEMAQSIETADHQHYTIEIKPDWTFTDGTPVTAKSFVDAWNYGALSTNGQLQNWVFTSIAGYDDVSADPPRAQTMSGLKVVDDHTFTVDLTQPSIDFELSLGFAPFYPLPESAYRDMKAFGEHPIGNGPYKFDTWEHNSKIELSTNPDYHGGRPAKNKGLRFAMYQSYDTAYADLLAGNLDALDTMPESALATYQEDLGDRAINKPTAQNEHLGIQPNLPHFGGEEGLLRRKAISMAINRQQICDTIWHGTKIPARDYTASTLPGFRDDLPGVGTLQYNPDEAKKVWAQAEAIAPWSGRFEIAYNSDGGHQAWLEAVANSIKNTLGIDAVATPYPTFKQIRDLVHSHTIGKAFRYGWQGDYPSMLEFLTSQYLSGSETNDIDYSSPEFDAAIAAAQAAPTPDESYGKIAQAQTVLIRDMADIPVLNYISNAGRSDSVKQAPLTWSGLFDFENIEK encoded by the coding sequence ATGGGCGCGTTGACCGCCGCCGCGGTGCTGGCCGCGGGCCTGGCGCTGACCGGATGCTCGACGAGCGGCAGTGACACCGAGCTGGTGACCGTGAACGGCGCCGAGCCGCAGAATCCGCTGGTGCCGACCAACACCAACGAGAATATGGGCGGCCGGGTGGTGGACCGGCTGTTCGCGGGACTGAAGTACTACGACGCGGACGGCCGGGCGCACGACGAGATGGCGCAGTCGATCGAGACCGCCGATCACCAGCACTACACGATCGAGATCAAGCCGGACTGGACGTTCACCGACGGCACACCCGTGACGGCGAAGTCGTTCGTCGACGCCTGGAACTACGGCGCCCTCAGCACCAACGGCCAATTGCAGAACTGGGTGTTCACCTCGATCGCCGGGTACGACGACGTCTCCGCGGATCCGCCCAGGGCGCAGACGATGTCGGGGCTGAAGGTGGTCGATGACCACACCTTCACCGTCGATCTCACCCAGCCCTCCATCGATTTCGAACTCTCCCTGGGCTTCGCGCCGTTCTATCCGCTGCCCGAATCGGCCTACCGGGATATGAAGGCCTTCGGTGAGCACCCGATCGGCAACGGTCCCTACAAGTTCGACACCTGGGAGCACAACAGCAAGATCGAACTTTCGACCAACCCCGACTATCACGGCGGCCGCCCGGCCAAGAACAAGGGCCTGCGGTTCGCGATGTACCAGTCCTACGACACCGCCTACGCCGACCTGCTGGCCGGCAATCTCGATGCGCTCGACACGATGCCGGAGAGCGCCCTGGCCACCTACCAGGAGGATCTGGGCGACCGGGCCATCAACAAGCCGACCGCGCAGAACGAACACCTCGGCATCCAGCCGAACCTGCCGCACTTCGGCGGCGAGGAGGGGCTGCTGCGCCGCAAGGCGATCTCGATGGCGATCAACCGGCAGCAGATCTGCGACACCATCTGGCACGGCACCAAGATTCCGGCGCGCGACTACACCGCCTCCACGCTGCCCGGTTTCCGGGACGACCTGCCGGGAGTGGGGACCCTCCAGTACAACCCGGACGAGGCGAAGAAGGTGTGGGCGCAGGCCGAGGCGATCGCGCCGTGGTCGGGGCGTTTCGAGATCGCCTACAACTCCGACGGCGGCCACCAGGCATGGCTCGAGGCGGTGGCCAACAGCATCAAGAACACCCTCGGGATCGATGCGGTCGCGACGCCGTACCCGACCTTCAAGCAGATCCGGGATCTGGTGCATTCGCACACCATCGGCAAGGCGTTCCGGTACGGCTGGCAGGGCGACTATCCGTCGATGCTGGAATTCCTGACCTCCCAATATCTTTCCGGTTCGGAGACCAACGATATCGACTACTCCTCGCCGGAGTTCGACGCGGCGATCGCGGCCGCGCAGGCGGCCCCGACCCCCGACGAGTCGTACGGGAAGATCGCGCAGGCGCAGACGGTGCTGATCCGCGACATGGCCGATATCCCCGTGCTCAACTACATTTCGAACGCGGGCCGGTCCGACAGCGTGAAGCAGGCGCCGCTGACCTGGAGCGGCCTGTTCGATTTCGAGAACATCGAGAAGTAG
- a CDS encoding SAM-dependent methyltransferase → MPRTPDWSPDDIDPNVPSSARMYDYVLGGFNNFEVDRKLADWVSETMPEVAQGARDNRAFLRRVITHLVTERGVGQFLDLGSGIPTAGNVHEIAQRLVPGTRVAYVDIDPVAVRVSRQLLAENPDATAVRGDLTDIEPILADPEVRALLDFTRPIAVLLVSVLHFVPDSARPRSVIERLRNALAPGSFLAISHFTHEGREDYAKRIVAMSRQTPTTTNPRTRARIEDLFGDFTLVAPGLVDVTEWHPEEDVTPTGRSGWYGGVGILG, encoded by the coding sequence GTGCCGCGCACGCCCGATTGGTCGCCCGACGATATCGACCCGAACGTGCCCAGTTCGGCCCGGATGTACGACTACGTGCTCGGCGGGTTCAACAATTTCGAGGTCGACCGCAAGCTGGCGGACTGGGTATCCGAGACGATGCCGGAGGTGGCCCAGGGCGCCCGCGACAACCGCGCATTCCTGCGGCGGGTGATCACCCACCTCGTGACGGAGCGGGGCGTCGGGCAGTTCCTGGATCTCGGGTCCGGCATCCCGACCGCGGGGAACGTGCACGAGATCGCGCAACGGCTGGTCCCCGGGACGCGGGTCGCCTATGTCGACATCGATCCGGTGGCGGTGCGGGTCAGCCGGCAGCTGCTTGCGGAGAATCCCGACGCGACGGCCGTCCGCGGTGACCTCACCGATATCGAGCCGATCCTCGCCGACCCGGAGGTCCGCGCGCTGCTCGATTTCACCCGGCCGATCGCCGTGCTCCTGGTGTCGGTGCTGCATTTCGTCCCCGACAGCGCGCGGCCCCGGTCCGTGATCGAGCGACTGCGAAACGCGTTGGCGCCGGGCAGCTTTCTGGCGATCTCCCACTTCACCCACGAGGGCCGGGAGGACTACGCGAAACGCATCGTCGCCATGTCCCGCCAGACCCCCACCACCACGAACCCCCGTACCCGCGCCCGAATCGAGGACCTGTTCGGCGATTTCACCCTCGTAGCGCCCGGCTTGGTGGACGTCACCGAATGGCACCCGGAGGAGGACGTAACACCCACGGGCCGGTCCGGCTGGTACGGCGGAGTCGGCATCCTGGGGTGA
- a CDS encoding pyridoxamine 5'-phosphate oxidase family protein, with amino-acid sequence MGERELVEDYVGDGGLMQVATVRADGSPVVCTVWYVPSFDPDRLHFISRTDRIHSANLRRNPAVGGAILHDPPAELGLTGRGLSFTGRAVELPGAGIEAEKRAFAARWPNAAGVLGAMPDAASRLYEIAVQHWVLFDEENFPESPRREIAGR; translated from the coding sequence GTGGGCGAGCGGGAGCTGGTGGAGGACTACGTCGGCGACGGCGGGCTGATGCAAGTGGCGACGGTCCGCGCGGATGGTTCGCCGGTGGTGTGCACGGTCTGGTATGTGCCGTCGTTCGATCCGGATCGGTTGCACTTCATCTCGCGCACCGATCGGATCCACTCGGCGAACCTCCGTCGCAACCCGGCGGTCGGCGGGGCGATTCTGCACGATCCGCCGGCCGAACTCGGCCTGACGGGGCGCGGGCTCTCGTTCACCGGACGCGCGGTGGAACTGCCGGGCGCCGGGATCGAGGCCGAGAAGCGGGCGTTCGCGGCTCGGTGGCCGAATGCCGCCGGTGTGCTCGGCGCCATGCCCGACGCCGCCTCGCGGCTGTACGAGATCGCCGTGCAGCACTGGGTGTTGTTCGACGAGGAGAACTTTCCGGAAAGTCCGCGGCGCGAGATCGCGGGACGGTAG
- a CDS encoding nuclear transport factor 2 family protein, which yields MSTPADVIRAVTAGVSRLVVGGLDDEERTALLDELAGYYAEETDVRHPFAPLGDTPLRTRVELWEHFAESARGGGVAEFGPDDVVVHETRDPEVVIVEFAYRGTADGGSFALPCIFVVRVRAGVIVESRDYADHIGFARAFGRLGDLATALAAEGERTR from the coding sequence ATGAGCACACCCGCCGATGTCATCCGCGCGGTCACCGCCGGTGTGAGCCGCCTCGTCGTGGGTGGGCTCGACGACGAGGAGCGGACCGCGCTGCTGGACGAGCTGGCCGGCTACTACGCCGAGGAGACCGACGTCCGGCATCCGTTCGCGCCGCTGGGCGATACACCGCTGCGCACCCGGGTCGAACTGTGGGAACACTTCGCCGAATCGGCCCGCGGCGGAGGCGTGGCCGAGTTCGGGCCGGACGACGTCGTCGTGCACGAGACCAGGGACCCGGAGGTGGTGATCGTCGAATTCGCTTATCGCGGAACGGCCGACGGCGGCTCGTTCGCGCTGCCGTGCATCTTCGTGGTCCGGGTGCGCGCGGGCGTGATCGTCGAATCGCGCGACTACGCCGACCACATCGGCTTCGCCCGCGCCTTCGGCCGGCTCGGCGATCTCGCCACCGCACTGGCCGCCGAGGGCGAACGCACCCGATGA
- a CDS encoding TetR/AcrR family transcriptional regulator, whose translation MRHDARQNRERILAAAESVFGEQGAAGSTEEVARRAEVGIATVFRHFPTKADLLEATLLAHFADLSGRAESLSADRDPFDALRELIRVMIERGATKLTLVSLLGTDGQVPPSVRTASHNLRGTVDAVLARARDAGAVRPAVTVDEIYLLIRGLSQITASEPTDAETLGRAIDIVLAGIRADST comes from the coding sequence GTGCGACACGACGCGCGGCAGAACCGCGAGCGGATCCTCGCCGCCGCCGAATCGGTGTTCGGGGAACAGGGGGCGGCGGGGTCCACCGAGGAGGTCGCACGGCGGGCCGAAGTGGGCATCGCGACCGTGTTCCGGCATTTCCCGACGAAGGCCGATCTGCTCGAGGCCACGCTGCTGGCCCATTTCGCCGACCTCTCCGGCCGCGCCGAGAGCCTGTCCGCCGACCGCGATCCCTTCGACGCCCTGCGCGAGCTCATCCGGGTGATGATCGAACGCGGCGCCACCAAGCTCACGCTGGTCTCCTTACTGGGCACCGACGGCCAGGTGCCCCCGTCGGTCCGCACCGCCTCGCACAACCTACGCGGAACCGTCGACGCCGTGCTGGCGCGCGCCCGGGACGCCGGTGCCGTGCGGCCGGCGGTCACCGTCGACGAGATCTACCTCCTCATCCGAGGACTGTCCCAGATCACGGCCTCCGAACCCACGGATGCCGAAACACTCGGCCGCGCAATAGATATCGTCCTCGCCGGAATCCGCGCCGATAGCACGTAG
- a CDS encoding LLM class F420-dependent oxidoreductase, with amino-acid sequence MKFAVNYATPVDGTDPDRLAGFAEHAESCGFEALYVPDHVVLSPGAKNGNGELPPTLPYLDPLDCLSFVAAATNRILLGTGVLLLPYRHPVVLAKRLATVDVLSKGRMRLLTVGLGIMPGEAKAVGVDFATRGRRADEAIDVLRLLWSGGPAGVDHHGEFFDFDKLCSYPKPHGVTELPIHVGGSSRAAARRVGLRGDGFFLGGMLTEQERDEQFELARKTAAEAGRDPAALEYTRWGPSDLSAEQVGELAEHGVTRVVVNFAAPDLDQQRDQMSEFADRFGLR; translated from the coding sequence GTGAAATTCGCCGTCAACTACGCGACGCCGGTCGACGGGACCGATCCCGACCGGCTGGCGGGGTTCGCCGAGCACGCGGAGAGCTGTGGTTTCGAGGCGTTGTACGTGCCGGACCACGTCGTGCTGTCTCCCGGCGCGAAGAACGGGAACGGCGAACTGCCCCCGACGCTTCCCTACCTCGATCCGCTGGACTGCCTGAGTTTCGTTGCGGCGGCGACGAATCGGATTCTGCTCGGCACCGGTGTCCTGCTGCTGCCGTACCGGCATCCGGTGGTCTTGGCCAAACGCCTTGCGACGGTGGACGTCCTGTCCAAGGGCAGGATGCGGCTGCTGACCGTCGGGCTGGGCATCATGCCCGGCGAGGCGAAGGCGGTGGGCGTCGACTTCGCGACCCGCGGCCGCCGCGCCGACGAGGCGATCGACGTGCTCCGTCTGCTGTGGTCGGGCGGCCCGGCCGGCGTCGACCACCACGGCGAATTCTTCGACTTCGACAAGCTGTGCAGCTATCCGAAACCGCACGGGGTCACCGAGCTTCCGATCCACGTCGGGGGATCCAGTCGCGCGGCGGCGCGGCGCGTCGGGCTGCGCGGCGACGGGTTCTTCCTCGGGGGAATGCTGACCGAGCAGGAGCGCGACGAGCAGTTCGAGCTGGCCCGCAAGACCGCCGCGGAGGCCGGCCGCGACCCCGCCGCCCTGGAGTACACGCGCTGGGGTCCGAGCGATCTCTCCGCGGAACAGGTCGGGGAACTGGCCGAGCACGGCGTCACGCGGGTGGTGGTGAACTTCGCCGCCCCTGATCTCGATCAGCAGCGCGACCAGATGTCGGAATTCGCCGACCGATTCGGCCTGAGGTAG
- a CDS encoding MerR family transcriptional regulator: protein MLIGELADRAGTSARTLRYYEQHGLLRAERSGNGYRVYDEQELHIVRKIRALLELGFGLEDTRPFVTCLRAGHRNGDECPESVESLRRKLAEVDEAMDNLAAVRRNLSDRLVDAMAEPAPPQCEFTQLF, encoded by the coding sequence ATGCTGATCGGGGAGCTGGCCGATCGCGCGGGTACGAGCGCCCGCACATTGCGGTACTACGAGCAGCACGGGTTGCTGCGGGCGGAGCGGTCCGGCAACGGTTATCGGGTGTACGACGAGCAGGAGTTGCACATCGTCCGCAAGATTCGCGCACTGCTCGAACTCGGGTTCGGGCTGGAGGACACCCGCCCGTTCGTCACCTGCTTGCGTGCGGGGCATCGCAACGGTGACGAATGCCCGGAATCGGTCGAATCCTTGCGCCGCAAGCTGGCCGAGGTCGACGAGGCCATGGATAATCTCGCCGCCGTGCGGCGGAATCTGAGCGATCGCCTGGTGGACGCGATGGCCGAGCCTGCGCCGCCGCAATGTGAGTTCACCCAGCTGTTCTGA
- a CDS encoding TetR/AcrR family transcriptional regulator — protein MSRPQHPEPSLRERKQRRVRQAIVEAAHELFAERGYGAVTVTDIAARAEVGRATFFRYFGDKQEVVFGDGHPDWSGFAAAAPEPIGAGLPAALDVVRTLVVGFVSDLVARPDAYIAHERLVAGEPELRARSLAKQRHYVGQITALLVEAGAESETASLAAELGLACFYAGRTAADNDPHRLTDAVASAFDRLRSAVR, from the coding sequence GTGAGTCGGCCGCAGCACCCCGAGCCCTCCCTGCGCGAACGCAAGCAGCGGCGGGTGCGGCAGGCGATCGTCGAGGCGGCGCACGAGCTGTTCGCCGAGCGCGGCTACGGTGCCGTCACGGTCACCGATATCGCCGCGCGCGCCGAGGTCGGCCGGGCGACGTTCTTTCGCTACTTCGGCGACAAACAGGAGGTCGTCTTCGGCGACGGGCATCCCGACTGGTCCGGGTTCGCCGCCGCGGCGCCCGAGCCGATCGGCGCCGGTCTGCCCGCCGCGCTGGATGTCGTCCGGACGCTGGTGGTCGGGTTCGTCTCGGATCTGGTGGCACGGCCCGACGCCTATATCGCGCACGAACGCCTCGTGGCCGGTGAGCCGGAATTGCGTGCCCGCAGCCTCGCCAAGCAGCGGCACTACGTCGGCCAGATCACCGCGCTGCTGGTCGAGGCCGGAGCCGAGTCCGAAACAGCCTCCCTGGCAGCGGAACTCGGCTTGGCATGCTTCTACGCCGGGCGCACCGCCGCCGACAACGATCCGCACCGCCTGACCGACGCTGTCGCTTCCGCCTTCGACCGGCTCCGTTCGGCGGTGCGCTGA
- a CDS encoding nuclear transport factor 2 family protein: MGIRLTAVLLAVLVAAVSPTNAAAQDHSPEHAAVDRSHRFLDALRHKDLPAIEGMLTESATLTVPLSFDGGQAPAGRFVGRDQVLGYVGGVFTAMATIEFTDVRISVTDGGRTSFVQANGDFTTADARPYRNVYLFRTEWDGDHLLAIEEYGNPVTYCRTFGGPGC; encoded by the coding sequence ATGGGCATTCGCCTCACCGCCGTCCTGCTCGCCGTCCTCGTCGCCGCGGTGTCCCCCACAAATGCTGCGGCACAAGACCATTCACCGGAACACGCCGCCGTCGACCGATCCCACCGCTTCCTGGATGCGTTGCGGCACAAGGACCTCCCGGCGATCGAAGGCATGCTCACCGAATCGGCAACGCTGACGGTGCCGTTGTCGTTCGACGGCGGCCAGGCCCCCGCCGGCCGATTCGTCGGCCGCGACCAGGTTCTCGGATATGTCGGCGGCGTCTTCACCGCCATGGCCACCATCGAATTCACCGATGTGCGGATCAGCGTGACCGATGGCGGCCGAACGTCGTTCGTCCAGGCCAACGGCGACTTCACCACGGCCGACGCCCGCCCGTACCGCAACGTGTATCTCTTCCGCACCGAGTGGGATGGCGACCACCTGCTCGCCATCGAGGAATACGGCAATCCGGTCACCTACTGCCGGACGTTCGGCGGTCCGGGCTGCTGA
- a CDS encoding epoxide hydrolase family protein gives MSKNAWVHAFTIATAEETLIDLRDRLARTRFRVDLPDEDWERGTPQPWLRRLVEHWLHRYDWRRTEAELNAIPQVIGTFAGLKVHAFVARSRHEHATPLLLCHGWPGSVMEFLDCVPALTDPTAYGGRAEDAFHVVLPSMPGFALSGPTIAPGVDVPAIADSFAVLMGELGYPRFLAQGGDWGAFVVRQLGLTRPDRLLGAHINFPWAVAPPGLADPLAEATPLERAALEHNTRVYGADNGYYLQQATRPHSIGPALEDSPAGLAAWLLEKFHTWSDTRGGLPFTVDRLLDNTMLYWLTGTATSAARLYAESEWYGADATVWGSRVETPTGIALYPREKTRAPRRWCDRQWNVIHWAEQPRGGHFAAFEQPGLFTSDLRDFARKLESP, from the coding sequence GTGAGTAAGAATGCGTGGGTGCACGCATTCACCATCGCCACTGCCGAGGAGACGCTGATCGACCTGCGCGACCGGCTGGCACGCACGCGGTTTCGCGTCGACCTGCCGGACGAGGATTGGGAGCGGGGTACGCCGCAGCCTTGGCTGCGGCGGCTCGTCGAGCATTGGCTGCACCGCTACGATTGGCGTCGCACCGAGGCCGAACTGAACGCCATACCCCAGGTCATCGGTACCTTCGCGGGGTTGAAGGTGCATGCCTTCGTGGCGCGCTCCCGGCACGAGCACGCCACACCGCTGTTGCTGTGCCACGGCTGGCCGGGCTCGGTGATGGAGTTCTTGGACTGCGTTCCCGCACTGACGGATCCGACCGCGTACGGCGGGCGCGCCGAAGACGCCTTCCACGTGGTCTTGCCATCGATGCCCGGCTTCGCGCTGTCCGGACCGACCATCGCACCCGGCGTCGACGTTCCCGCCATCGCCGACTCCTTCGCCGTGCTGATGGGCGAACTCGGATATCCCCGATTCCTGGCCCAGGGCGGGGACTGGGGCGCCTTCGTCGTCCGGCAGCTGGGCCTCACCCGGCCCGACCGGCTACTGGGGGCGCACATCAACTTTCCTTGGGCCGTGGCACCGCCCGGGCTCGCCGATCCGCTGGCCGAAGCCACACCGCTGGAACGCGCTGCGCTCGAACACAATACGCGGGTCTATGGCGCCGACAACGGCTATTACCTCCAGCAGGCCACCCGCCCGCACAGCATCGGCCCGGCGTTGGAGGACTCCCCCGCCGGGCTCGCGGCCTGGCTGCTGGAGAAGTTCCACACCTGGTCCGATACCCGCGGGGGCCTGCCGTTCACGGTGGACCGGCTGCTGGACAACACGATGTTGTACTGGCTCACCGGCACCGCCACGTCCGCCGCGAGGCTCTACGCGGAGTCGGAATGGTACGGCGCCGACGCCACGGTATGGGGCAGCAGGGTGGAAACTCCCACCGGCATCGCGCTCTATCCGCGGGAGAAGACCAGGGCGCCACGCCGATGGTGCGACCGTCAGTGGAACGTGATCCACTGGGCGGAGCAGCCGCGGGGCGGCCACTTCGCCGCCTTCGAACAGCCCGGCCTCTTCACCTCCGACCTCCGGGATTTCGCGCGGAAACTGGAATCTCCGTGA
- a CDS encoding GNAT family N-acetyltransferase, whose protein sequence is MTTPHDRARPPDLRALPRLGNALAVLRPWTDDDLPAIAEAAADPYIPLITTVPARYTPEQGATWLQRQSDQAAGGRGCPLAIVSVTSAEVVGMATINAIDWTHRRGNIGYWVLDRHRGNGYAEAAVTLLIDLAAELGLLRLQALVEPGNHASQAVCHACGFVPEGVLRGYQRIGDTHRDMIMFGLVLRPRPE, encoded by the coding sequence ATGACTACACCGCACGATCGCGCCCGACCACCGGATCTGCGCGCGCTGCCGCGGCTCGGAAATGCGCTCGCCGTCCTGCGCCCGTGGACCGACGACGACCTGCCGGCCATCGCCGAAGCCGCCGCCGATCCCTACATACCGCTGATCACGACCGTCCCCGCCCGTTACACGCCCGAGCAAGGGGCTACCTGGTTACAACGCCAATCCGACCAGGCGGCAGGGGGACGGGGATGCCCGCTCGCGATCGTCTCCGTGACATCCGCCGAGGTCGTCGGCATGGCCACCATCAACGCCATCGACTGGACCCACCGCCGAGGCAATATCGGGTACTGGGTCCTCGATCGCCACCGCGGCAACGGCTACGCCGAGGCCGCCGTCACCCTCCTCATCGACCTCGCGGCAGAACTCGGACTCCTCCGGCTGCAAGCCCTCGTGGAGCCCGGTAACCACGCCTCCCAAGCCGTCTGCCACGCATGCGGATTCGTTCCGGAAGGCGTCCTCCGCGGTTACCAGCGCATCGGTGACACCCACCGCGACATGATCATGTTCGGCCTGGTCCTCCGCCCTCGGCCGGAGTAA
- a CDS encoding N-acetyltransferase — protein sequence MIAKPTVVALKKADAGEILTLQRAAYITEAQVHDDVLLPPLTQTLRDLLDELASPDVTAYGIRDGARLVAAVRMRVEGRVSHVGRLVVAPDRQGNGLGSVLLRAVEFLVPESVAEMRLFTGEHSRSNIRLCERFGYREIERTPAGAHQLVHLAKALDRPATVSGDKELPEYI from the coding sequence GTGATCGCGAAACCTACCGTCGTCGCGCTGAAGAAAGCCGACGCCGGGGAGATTCTCACCTTGCAGCGGGCCGCCTACATCACCGAGGCGCAGGTGCACGACGACGTGCTGCTGCCCCCGCTGACGCAGACGTTGCGCGACCTGCTGGACGAGTTGGCATCGCCTGACGTGACGGCGTACGGAATCCGGGACGGGGCACGATTGGTCGCCGCGGTCCGGATGCGGGTGGAGGGGCGCGTGAGTCATGTCGGGCGGTTGGTCGTCGCGCCGGACCGGCAGGGCAACGGTCTCGGTTCGGTTCTGCTGCGGGCCGTCGAATTCCTTGTCCCCGAGTCGGTTGCGGAAATGAGGCTGTTCACGGGCGAGCACAGCCGGAGCAATATCCGGCTCTGCGAACGTTTCGGCTACCGCGAGATCGAGCGCACGCCCGCGGGCGCCCATCAGCTCGTTCACCTCGCCAAGGCGCTCGATCGTCCCGCAACTGTCTCCGGCGACAAGGAGTTGCCGGAATACATCTAG
- a CDS encoding TIGR03618 family F420-dependent PPOX class oxidoreductase, whose translation MTDLTTFADLAAPEHGLCVVVTIRADGSPQASVVNAGVLPHPLTGFDSAGFVARGGTAKLAHLRANSAIAVTVRSGWQWVTVEGAAQLIGPDDPHPEVDDEQLRLLLRAVFMAAGGTHDDWPTYDRVMRDERRAAVLITPTRIYSNPA comes from the coding sequence ATGACCGACCTGACCACCTTCGCAGATCTGGCGGCGCCCGAGCACGGGCTCTGCGTCGTTGTCACCATCCGGGCCGACGGCTCGCCGCAAGCCAGCGTCGTCAATGCCGGTGTCCTGCCTCATCCGCTGACCGGGTTCGACTCGGCGGGGTTCGTGGCGCGGGGTGGCACTGCGAAACTCGCCCATCTGCGGGCGAATTCGGCCATCGCGGTGACCGTCCGGAGCGGTTGGCAGTGGGTCACCGTGGAAGGTGCGGCCCAGTTGATCGGGCCCGACGATCCGCATCCCGAGGTCGATGACGAGCAGCTGCGGCTCCTGTTGCGCGCCGTCTTCATGGCGGCCGGCGGGACGCACGACGACTGGCCCACCTACGACCGGGTGATGCGCGACGAACGCCGCGCCGCGGTTCTCATCACGCCCACCCGGATCTACTCGAATCCGGCATAA
- a CDS encoding nitroreductase/quinone reductase family protein, which produces MKVQNAVHRTGIGLTKGLVGTRLLGMPTLELTTVGRKTGRRRPVMLFAAVVDGETIVVVGSRAGDSVHPAWFLNLRDNPRVEVSLRNGPVRTMLARVATADERAELWPRVVAAWRGYARYQRRTEREIPLVLLSPAPEDG; this is translated from the coding sequence TTGAAGGTTCAGAATGCGGTGCACCGCACGGGGATCGGTCTGACGAAGGGGCTTGTGGGCACCCGGCTGTTGGGGATGCCCACGCTCGAACTCACGACGGTCGGGCGCAAAACCGGGCGCCGACGTCCGGTCATGCTTTTCGCCGCGGTCGTCGACGGCGAGACGATCGTGGTCGTGGGTTCGCGGGCGGGGGATTCGGTGCATCCGGCGTGGTTCCTGAATCTTCGGGACAACCCGCGAGTGGAGGTGTCCCTGCGGAACGGTCCGGTGCGGACGATGCTTGCCCGCGTGGCGACCGCCGACGAACGCGCGGAATTGTGGCCGCGGGTCGTTGCGGCTTGGCGGGGGTATGCCCGGTACCAGCGCAGGACCGAGCGGGAGATACCGCTCGTATTGTTGAGCCCGGCTCCGGAAGACGGCTGA
- a CDS encoding alpha/beta fold hydrolase yields MTASTREVSLRPFRRLPFANLPERPARPHPYFDSTAHELRMESDTLGPLRIHYREYGAGEPLLLLHGLMTSSYSWRYVLDGLGQHYRLIIPDLPGAGSSSAPARRRLAPEALASWIGEFQVRLEIRGCPVVANSLGGNLAMRQALRDPSAFYAMVNIHSPGVPMSRLHALHPALSSLPGAEAVLRWWIRRDPARWAHRSVHYYDETLKSLEEVHRYGDPFTGDEGVGAFVDYLRDVMAPAGFADFDRELARRRSRGEPFPVPLQLIYANQDPLVPPGVGERLAELIPDAELCRLDRSSHFAHVDTPAEVTDLVLRFLRTH; encoded by the coding sequence ATGACCGCGTCAACTCGTGAGGTGTCGTTGCGGCCGTTCCGGCGACTGCCGTTCGCGAACCTGCCGGAACGGCCGGCCCGCCCGCATCCGTACTTCGACTCGACCGCGCACGAACTCCGGATGGAGTCGGATACGTTGGGGCCGTTGCGCATTCACTATCGCGAATACGGTGCCGGTGAACCGCTGCTGCTCCTGCACGGTTTGATGACGAGCAGCTATTCGTGGCGGTACGTCCTCGACGGGCTCGGGCAGCACTATCGGCTCATCATCCCGGATCTGCCCGGTGCCGGGTCCAGTAGCGCTCCGGCACGACGCCGCCTGGCGCCGGAGGCGCTGGCCTCCTGGATCGGTGAATTCCAGGTGCGGTTGGAAATACGCGGATGTCCTGTGGTGGCCAATTCGCTGGGCGGGAATCTCGCCATGCGCCAGGCGTTGCGGGATCCGAGCGCCTTCTACGCGATGGTGAATATCCATTCGCCAGGGGTTCCGATGTCGCGTCTGCACGCGCTGCACCCGGCGCTGTCGTCGTTGCCGGGTGCGGAAGCCGTGCTGCGCTGGTGGATTCGGCGTGACCCTGCTCGCTGGGCGCATCGCAGCGTGCACTACTACGACGAAACGCTGAAATCGCTCGAAGAGGTGCACCGGTACGGGGATCCGTTCACCGGTGACGAGGGCGTCGGTGCGTTCGTCGACTACCTGCGTGATGTGATGGCCCCGGCCGGATTCGCCGATTTCGACCGGGAACTCGCTCGCCGCCGCAGTCGTGGTGAGCCGTTTCCGGTTCCGCTGCAACTGATCTACGCCAACCAGGACCCACTCGTGCCGCCCGGCGTCGGTGAGCGTCTGGCGGAGCTGATCCCCGATGCCGAGCTGTGCCGGCTCGACCGGTCTTCCCACTTTGCGCACGTCGACACCCCGGCCGAGGTCACCGATCTCGTCCTCCGCTTCCTTCGCACGCATTGA